A genomic region of Marinobacter sp. NP-4(2019) contains the following coding sequences:
- the rpoB gene encoding DNA-directed RNA polymerase subunit beta, translating to MTYSYTEKKRIRKDFSKLPSVMDVPYLLSIQLDSFRDFLQMEAAPEDRRETGLHAAFKSVFPIVSYSGNAALEYVSYRIGEPVFDVKECQLRGVTYAAPLRVKVRLIIYDKESSNKAIKDIKEQEVYMGEMPLMTENGTFVINGTERVIVSQLHRSPGVFFDHDKGKTHSSGKLLYSARVIPYRGSWLDFEFDPKDCVFVRIDRRRKLPASILLRALGYNSEQMLEMFFETSKFAVGAEVCKLELVPSRLRGDIATFDIKDNEGNLIVEEGRRITARHIKQLEKTGISELEVPTEYLYGRVLAKDMVDTKSGEVLVEANSELTEEVVAKILDAGVTEIETLYTNDLDCGPFMSDTLRIDPTRSPLEALVEIYRMMRPGEPPTKESAENLFNNLFFSEERYDLSAVGRMKLNRRLRREESTGEGTLTHEDIIDVLKTLIDIRNGQGNVDDIDNLGNRRVRCVGEMAENQFRVGLVRVERAVRERLSLAESEGLMPQDLINAKPVAAAVKEFFGSSQLSQFMDQNNPLSEVTHKRRISALGPGGLTRERAGFEVRDVHPTHYGRVCPIETPEGPNIGLINSLATYARSNSYGFLESPYRKVVDGEVTDEVVYLSAIEESNYIIAQASAAMDENKRLSDELVTVRHQNEFTVTPPENVNFMDVSPRQVVSVAASLIPFLEHDDANRALMGSNMQRQAVPTLRSQVPLVGTGVERTVAQDSGVCVTARRGGVIESVDAARVVVRVNDDETEAGDAGVDIYNLTKYTRSNQNTCINQRSIVRQGDVVARGDVLADGPSVDLGELALGQNMRIAFMPWNGYNFEDSILISEKVVQEDRLTTIHIQELTCVARDTKLGSEEITADIPNVGESALSKLDESGIVYIGAEVGPGDILVGKVTPKGETQLTPEEKLLRAIFGEKASDVKDTSSRVPTGTRGTVIDVQVFTRDGIEKDQRAQSIEKEQLDQYRKDLKDEYRIVEGATFERLTSALTGQEVISGPGLKKGAKLDDAYLAELPRDDWFKLRMKDEALNELLEKSEQGLEDRKKEHEARFDDKKGKLQQGDDLAPGVLKIVKVYLAIKRRIQPGDKMAGRHGNKGVISAVMPIEDMPYDDNGTTVDIVLNPLGVPSRMNVGQVLETHLGAAAKGLGERISQMLDEQRKVAELRQLLDEIYNHSDEVTKVDLDSFSDKEILEMAGNLRSGVPMATPVFDGAKEAEVKRMLELAGLNTTGQTKLYDGRTGDAFDRPVTVGYMYILKLNHLIDDKMHARSTGSYSLVTQQPLGGKAQFGGQRFGEMEVWALEAYGAAYTLQEMLTVKSDDVNGRTKMYKNIVDGDHRMEPGMPESFNVLVKEIRSLGIDIELESD from the coding sequence ATGACTTACTCCTACACTGAGAAAAAGCGGATTCGCAAAGATTTTAGTAAATTGCCTTCCGTGATGGACGTCCCCTATTTGCTGTCTATTCAGCTGGATTCGTTCCGGGACTTCCTCCAAATGGAAGCCGCACCTGAAGATCGCCGGGAAACCGGTCTTCACGCAGCATTCAAATCCGTATTCCCGATTGTCAGTTACTCTGGCAACGCCGCGCTCGAATACGTGAGTTACCGCATCGGCGAGCCGGTATTTGATGTCAAGGAATGCCAGCTTAGGGGCGTAACCTATGCAGCGCCGCTGCGCGTCAAAGTCCGCCTTATCATTTACGATAAGGAATCGTCCAACAAGGCGATCAAGGACATCAAAGAGCAGGAAGTCTACATGGGCGAAATGCCCCTGATGACGGAGAACGGTACCTTTGTTATTAACGGTACCGAGCGAGTAATCGTCTCCCAGCTCCACCGTTCACCTGGTGTGTTCTTCGATCACGACAAGGGTAAAACCCACTCATCCGGTAAGCTGCTTTATTCAGCTCGGGTGATTCCTTACCGTGGCTCCTGGCTCGATTTCGAATTCGATCCAAAAGATTGCGTCTTCGTTCGTATCGACCGTCGTCGGAAGCTGCCGGCGTCCATCCTTCTGCGGGCGCTGGGGTATAACTCCGAGCAGATGCTGGAGATGTTCTTCGAAACCAGTAAATTCGCTGTCGGCGCAGAAGTGTGCAAGCTCGAACTGGTTCCGAGTCGTCTGCGGGGCGATATTGCGACCTTTGATATCAAGGACAACGAGGGCAACCTCATTGTTGAGGAAGGTCGCCGGATTACCGCCCGTCACATCAAGCAGCTCGAAAAGACCGGCATCAGCGAACTGGAAGTGCCCACCGAATACCTCTATGGCCGCGTACTGGCCAAGGATATGGTGGACACCAAGTCTGGTGAAGTGCTTGTTGAGGCCAACAGTGAGCTGACCGAAGAGGTTGTTGCCAAGATTCTGGACGCTGGTGTGACGGAGATTGAAACTCTGTACACCAACGATCTGGACTGCGGTCCGTTCATGTCCGACACCTTGCGCATCGATCCGACCCGCTCTCCGCTGGAGGCGCTGGTTGAAATTTATCGCATGATGCGCCCGGGTGAGCCGCCCACAAAAGAGTCGGCGGAAAACCTGTTCAATAACCTGTTCTTCTCCGAGGAGCGTTACGACCTGTCTGCGGTTGGCCGCATGAAGCTGAACCGTCGTCTGCGCCGCGAGGAAAGTACCGGTGAAGGCACACTGACTCATGAAGACATCATCGACGTCCTTAAGACGCTGATCGATATCCGTAACGGCCAGGGCAACGTCGATGACATCGACAACCTGGGTAACCGTCGCGTTCGCTGTGTCGGTGAAATGGCGGAAAACCAGTTCCGTGTTGGTCTGGTGCGTGTTGAGCGTGCAGTCCGCGAGCGTCTGAGCCTGGCTGAAAGTGAAGGCCTGATGCCTCAGGATCTGATTAACGCCAAGCCGGTGGCCGCTGCTGTTAAGGAATTCTTTGGTTCCAGTCAGCTGTCCCAGTTCATGGACCAGAACAACCCGCTGTCCGAGGTAACGCACAAGCGTCGTATTTCAGCTCTCGGCCCCGGCGGTCTGACCCGTGAGCGTGCTGGTTTCGAGGTTCGGGACGTACACCCGACTCACTACGGTCGTGTTTGTCCTATCGAGACGCCGGAAGGTCCGAACATCGGCCTGATCAACTCGCTGGCAACCTACGCTCGCTCCAACTCCTACGGCTTCCTGGAAAGTCCGTACCGTAAGGTGGTTGATGGCGAGGTGACCGATGAAGTGGTCTATCTCTCCGCGATCGAAGAGAGCAACTACATCATCGCACAGGCCAGTGCGGCAATGGACGAGAACAAGCGTCTGTCTGACGAGCTGGTTACGGTCCGTCACCAGAACGAATTTACCGTTACGCCACCGGAAAACGTCAACTTCATGGACGTGTCTCCGCGTCAGGTTGTCTCGGTTGCGGCATCGCTGATCCCGTTCCTCGAGCACGACGACGCCAACCGTGCTCTGATGGGCTCCAACATGCAGCGTCAGGCCGTGCCGACTCTGCGCTCTCAGGTGCCGCTGGTTGGTACCGGTGTAGAGCGTACCGTGGCCCAGGATTCCGGCGTCTGTGTGACCGCTCGTCGCGGTGGTGTGATCGAGAGTGTCGATGCCGCCCGTGTGGTTGTCCGCGTCAATGACGACGAAACCGAAGCCGGCGATGCTGGTGTGGATATCTATAACCTCACCAAGTACACCCGCTCGAACCAGAACACCTGTATCAACCAGCGCTCCATCGTGCGTCAGGGTGATGTGGTTGCCCGTGGTGATGTGCTGGCTGACGGACCGTCCGTCGATCTGGGTGAACTGGCCCTGGGGCAGAACATGCGTATCGCGTTCATGCCCTGGAACGGCTATAACTTTGAGGATTCCATTCTCATCTCCGAGAAAGTGGTTCAGGAAGATCGACTTACCACTATCCACATTCAGGAACTGACCTGTGTGGCTCGTGATACCAAATTGGGCAGTGAGGAAATCACCGCGGATATTCCGAACGTTGGTGAAAGTGCGCTGTCCAAGCTGGATGAGTCTGGCATTGTTTATATCGGTGCGGAAGTTGGCCCTGGTGACATTCTGGTAGGCAAGGTAACGCCGAAGGGCGAAACCCAGCTGACACCGGAGGAAAAACTGCTGCGTGCCATCTTTGGAGAGAAGGCCTCGGACGTTAAGGATACGTCCTCACGTGTGCCGACCGGCACCCGTGGAACGGTTATCGACGTTCAGGTCTTCACTCGTGATGGTATCGAGAAGGATCAGCGCGCCCAGTCCATCGAGAAAGAGCAGTTGGACCAGTACCGCAAGGATCTGAAGGACGAGTATCGTATCGTTGAAGGGGCTACCTTCGAGCGTCTGACCAGCGCTCTGACAGGGCAGGAAGTGATCAGCGGCCCGGGCCTCAAGAAAGGCGCGAAGCTTGATGACGCTTACTTGGCCGAACTGCCGCGTGATGACTGGTTCAAGCTGCGGATGAAGGACGAAGCCCTGAACGAGCTGCTGGAGAAATCCGAGCAGGGGCTGGAGGATCGCAAGAAAGAACACGAAGCACGCTTCGACGACAAGAAGGGCAAGCTGCAACAGGGCGATGACCTCGCTCCGGGCGTGCTCAAGATCGTCAAGGTGTATCTGGCGATCAAGCGTCGAATCCAGCCCGGCGACAAGATGGCCGGCCGTCACGGTAACAAGGGTGTTATCTCTGCGGTGATGCCGATTGAAGACATGCCTTACGATGATAATGGCACGACCGTCGATATCGTTCTGAACCCGCTGGGTGTTCCCTCGCGGATGAACGTAGGTCAGGTGCTCGAAACTCACCTGGGTGCTGCGGCGAAGGGGCTGGGTGAGCGTATCAGCCAGATGCTGGATGAGCAGCGCAAGGTGGCTGAGCTGCGTCAACTGCTGGATGAGATCTACAACCACTCTGATGAAGTGACCAAAGTGGATCTGGACTCGTTCAGTGACAAGGAAATCCTTGAGATGGCGGGCAACCTGCGTAGTGGTGTTCCCATGGCGACGCCGGTCTTTGACGGCGCCAAGGAAGCCGAGGTCAAGCGTATGCTCGAGCTGGCTGGCCTGAATACCACGGGGCAGACCAAGTTGTACGATGGCCGTACCGGTGATGCATTTGATCGTCCGGTTACCGTGGGCTACATGTACATACTCAAGTTGAACCACCTGATCGACGACAAGATGCACGCTCGTTCCACCGGTTCATACAGCCTGGTTACCCAGCAGCCGCTGGGTGGTAAGGCGCAGTTCGGTGGTCAGCGCTTCGGTGAGATGGAAGTGTGGGCCCTGGAAGCCTACGGTGCGGCGTATACGCTGCAGGAAATGCTTACCGTTAAGTCTGATGATGTAAACGGTCGGACCAAGATGTACAAGAACATTGTCGATGGCGACCATCGTATGGAGCCGGGCATGCCCGAATCCTTCAACGTTCTTGTCAAGGAGATCCGCTCGCTGGGTATCGACATCGAGCTGGAATCCGACTGA
- the rpoC gene encoding DNA-directed RNA polymerase subunit beta' gives MKDLLNLLKSQNQSKEFDAIRIGLASPDMIRSWSFGEVKKPETINYRTFKPERDGLFCAKIFGPIKDYECLCGKYKRLKHRGVICEKCGVEVALASVRRERMGHIELASPVAHIWFLKSLPSRIGLMLDMTLRDIERVLYFESFIVIDPGMTTLEKGQLLNDEQYYEALEEFGDEFDARMGAEAVKELLEGIDLQEEVDALREEIPQTNSETKIKKFSKRLKILEAFLYSGNKPGDMVMTVLPVLPPDLRPLVPLDGGRFATSDLNDLYRRVINRNNRLKRLLELNAPDIIVRNEKRMLQEAVDALLDNGRRGRAITGTNKRPLKSLADMIKGKQGRFRQNLLGKRVDYSGRSVIVVGPYLRLHQCGLPKKMALELFKPFIFSKLEHRGLATTIKAAKKMVEREEGVVWDILDEVIREHPIMLNRAPTLHRLGIQAFEPVLIEGKAIQLHPLVCAAYNADFDGDQMAVHVPLTLEAQLEARALMMSTNNVLSPANGEPIIVPSQDVVLGLYYMTRERKSALGEGMVFADVKEAHRAYGAGKVDLQAIVKVRVKEVTIQEDGQRTEEYKIVDTTVGRALLFDIVPDGLSFELVNKPMVKKAISNLINTCYRDAGLKDTVIFADQLMYMGYHYATVSGISIGFNDFEIPPEKYELVDAASEEVKDIETQYASGLLTQGEKYNKVIDIWSRANDKVSKAMMERLSKEQVIGPDGKPVKGEDGEDEMQESFNSVYMMADSGARGSAAQIRQLAGMRGLMAKPDGSIIETPITANFREGLNVLQYFISTHGARKGLADTALKTANSGYLTRRLVDVSQDLVVTEEDCGTSEGLLMTPHIEGGDVVVPLGDRVLGRVTARDAFTPTDKDNAVVPSGTLLDEKTVETLERAGVDEVWVRSAITCETRHGICSKCYGRDLARGHEVNVGEAVGVIAAQSIGEPGTQLTMRTFHIGGAASRASAVDNIQVKHGGTVRLHNLKSIEKSDGSLVVISRSSALAIADDQGREREWYKLPYGAVLSVKHGDAVEAGVVVAKWDPHTHPIIAEAGGTAKFVNMDQGITVRTQTDELTGLSTMEVIDSKERPAAGKDIRPAIQLVDEKGEDVELPGGGTAIFFLPANALVTMANGARIELGDVVARIPQESSKTRDITGGLPRVADLFEARRPKESSILAEISGTVSFGKETKGKKRLVITPKDGDAYEVLIPKHRQLNVFEGETVEKGEVISDGPSNPHDILRLLGVVELAKYITNEIQDVYRLQGVVINDKHIEVIVRQMLRKVEITDPGDTTLLSGDQVEITQVLEENEKANAADKEPARFERLLLGITKASLATESFISAASFQETTRVLTEGAVTGKRDYLRGLKENVVVGRLIPAGTGLAYHNERRRKRDLEEQGVTAADVEEALSAELNRES, from the coding sequence ATGAAAGATTTGCTGAATCTTCTCAAGAGCCAGAATCAAAGCAAGGAATTTGATGCTATCCGTATCGGGCTGGCATCTCCCGACATGATTCGGTCATGGTCTTTTGGCGAGGTCAAAAAGCCTGAGACTATTAACTACCGTACCTTCAAGCCGGAGCGTGACGGTCTGTTCTGTGCCAAGATCTTCGGCCCGATCAAGGATTATGAGTGCCTGTGTGGCAAGTACAAGCGCCTCAAACATCGCGGTGTGATCTGCGAAAAGTGCGGCGTTGAAGTTGCGCTGGCCAGTGTTCGTCGTGAGCGGATGGGCCATATTGAGCTGGCCAGCCCGGTCGCTCACATCTGGTTCCTGAAGTCACTGCCGTCCCGTATCGGCCTGATGCTGGATATGACCCTGCGTGACATCGAGCGGGTGCTTTACTTCGAGTCCTTCATTGTCATTGATCCGGGCATGACGACCCTGGAGAAGGGCCAGCTGCTGAATGATGAGCAGTACTACGAGGCACTGGAAGAGTTTGGTGACGAATTCGATGCCCGTATGGGTGCCGAGGCCGTCAAGGAATTGCTGGAAGGGATTGATCTCCAGGAAGAAGTGGATGCTCTGCGTGAGGAGATCCCGCAGACCAACTCCGAAACCAAGATCAAGAAGTTCAGCAAGCGCCTGAAGATTCTCGAGGCCTTCCTGTACTCCGGCAACAAGCCGGGTGATATGGTGATGACCGTGCTGCCGGTTCTGCCGCCGGACCTGCGTCCGCTGGTACCGCTGGACGGTGGCCGCTTTGCCACGTCTGACCTGAACGACCTGTACCGTCGGGTGATCAACCGGAACAACCGCCTCAAGCGCCTGCTGGAGCTGAATGCTCCGGACATCATCGTGCGCAACGAAAAGCGGATGCTGCAGGAAGCCGTAGACGCACTGCTGGACAACGGCCGTCGTGGCCGCGCCATCACCGGCACCAACAAGCGCCCGCTGAAGTCTCTGGCTGACATGATCAAGGGTAAGCAGGGTCGTTTCCGTCAGAACCTGCTGGGTAAGCGCGTGGACTACTCCGGTCGTTCCGTGATCGTGGTGGGTCCGTACCTGCGCCTGCATCAGTGTGGTCTGCCGAAGAAAATGGCTCTGGAACTGTTCAAGCCGTTTATTTTCTCCAAGCTTGAGCACCGTGGCCTGGCAACCACGATCAAGGCCGCCAAGAAGATGGTCGAACGCGAAGAAGGCGTGGTCTGGGATATCCTGGATGAAGTCATCCGCGAACACCCGATCATGCTGAACCGTGCGCCGACCCTGCACCGTCTGGGTATTCAGGCGTTCGAGCCGGTGTTGATCGAAGGCAAGGCGATTCAGTTGCACCCACTGGTGTGTGCCGCCTACAACGCCGACTTCGATGGTGACCAGATGGCGGTACACGTACCGCTGACCCTGGAAGCCCAGTTGGAAGCCCGTGCGTTGATGATGTCGACCAACAACGTGCTGTCACCGGCCAACGGCGAGCCGATCATCGTGCCGTCCCAGGACGTGGTTCTGGGTCTGTACTACATGACCCGTGAGCGTAAGAGCGCACTGGGTGAAGGTATGGTCTTTGCCGACGTGAAAGAGGCACACCGTGCCTACGGTGCCGGCAAGGTCGACCTTCAGGCCATCGTCAAGGTGCGTGTGAAAGAAGTCACGATCCAGGAAGACGGTCAGCGTACCGAAGAGTACAAGATTGTTGATACCACCGTTGGTCGCGCACTGCTGTTCGATATCGTGCCGGACGGTCTGTCTTTCGAGCTGGTCAACAAGCCGATGGTCAAGAAGGCGATCTCCAACCTGATCAACACCTGTTACCGGGATGCGGGTCTGAAAGACACCGTCATCTTCGCCGACCAACTGATGTACATGGGTTACCACTACGCCACGGTCTCCGGTATCTCGATCGGTTTCAATGACTTCGAGATCCCGCCGGAGAAGTACGAGCTGGTGGATGCCGCCTCCGAGGAAGTGAAGGACATCGAAACCCAGTACGCGTCCGGTCTGCTGACCCAGGGCGAGAAGTACAACAAGGTTATCGATATCTGGTCCCGCGCCAACGACAAAGTGTCCAAGGCGATGATGGAGCGCCTGTCGAAAGAGCAGGTGATCGGCCCTGATGGCAAGCCGGTGAAGGGCGAAGACGGCGAAGACGAAATGCAGGAGTCGTTCAACTCCGTGTACATGATGGCCGATTCCGGGGCGCGGGGTTCCGCTGCCCAGATCCGTCAGCTCGCCGGTATGCGTGGCCTGATGGCGAAGCCGGATGGCTCCATCATCGAGACGCCGATCACCGCGAACTTCCGTGAAGGTCTGAACGTACTGCAGTACTTCATCTCCACACACGGTGCTCGTAAGGGTCTGGCGGATACCGCCCTGAAGACCGCGAACTCCGGTTATCTGACGCGTCGTCTGGTTGACGTCTCTCAGGATCTGGTGGTGACCGAGGAAGATTGTGGCACCTCCGAAGGCCTGCTGATGACGCCGCACATCGAAGGTGGCGACGTTGTTGTGCCTCTGGGTGATCGGGTACTGGGTCGTGTGACCGCCCGTGACGCATTCACCCCGACCGACAAGGACAACGCGGTTGTTCCGTCCGGCACCTTGCTGGATGAGAAAACCGTTGAAACCCTGGAACGGGCCGGTGTGGACGAAGTCTGGGTTCGCTCCGCGATTACCTGTGAGACGCGCCACGGTATCTGCTCCAAGTGCTACGGTCGTGATCTGGCCCGTGGCCATGAGGTCAACGTGGGTGAGGCCGTGGGTGTCATCGCCGCCCAGTCTATCGGTGAGCCGGGTACTCAGCTGACCATGCGGACGTTCCACATTGGTGGTGCTGCGAGCCGGGCCTCCGCCGTGGACAATATCCAGGTCAAGCATGGCGGCACCGTTCGCCTCCACAACCTGAAGTCTATTGAAAAGAGCGATGGTTCCCTGGTAGTGATCTCCCGCTCCTCCGCGCTGGCAATCGCCGATGACCAGGGCCGTGAGCGTGAGTGGTACAAGCTGCCTTATGGCGCGGTTCTGTCCGTGAAACACGGGGATGCCGTGGAAGCCGGCGTCGTGGTCGCCAAATGGGATCCGCATACTCACCCGATCATTGCGGAAGCCGGTGGTACCGCCAAGTTTGTCAATATGGATCAGGGCATTACCGTCCGTACCCAGACCGACGAACTGACCGGTTTGTCCACCATGGAAGTGATCGATTCGAAGGAGCGTCCGGCTGCTGGCAAGGACATCCGTCCGGCTATTCAGCTGGTTGACGAAAAGGGCGAGGACGTGGAGCTGCCGGGCGGCGGTACTGCGATCTTCTTCCTGCCGGCCAATGCTCTGGTGACCATGGCCAACGGTGCCAGGATCGAGCTGGGTGATGTCGTTGCACGTATTCCTCAGGAAAGCTCGAAGACCCGGGATATCACCGGTGGTCTGCCGCGGGTTGCCGACCTGTTCGAGGCGCGTCGACCGAAAGAGTCGTCCATCCTGGCAGAAATCAGCGGCACGGTATCTTTCGGCAAGGAAACCAAGGGCAAGAAGCGCCTGGTGATCACTCCGAAGGACGGCGACGCCTACGAAGTGCTGATTCCGAAGCATCGTCAGCTCAACGTGTTTGAAGGTGAAACCGTTGAGAAGGGTGAAGTGATTTCCGACGGTCCGTCCAACCCCCATGACATTCTGCGTCTGCTGGGTGTGGTTGAGCTGGCCAAGTACATCACCAACGAAATCCAGGACGTTTACCGTCTGCAGGGCGTTGTCATCAACGATAAGCACATCGAGGTTATCGTTCGTCAGATGCTGCGCAAGGTGGAGATTACCGATCCGGGTGATACCACGCTGTTGTCTGGTGATCAGGTCGAAATCACCCAGGTTCTGGAAGAAAACGAAAAGGCCAATGCGGCAGACAAGGAGCCGGCACGGTTCGAGCGTCTGCTGCTGGGTATCACCAAGGCTTCACTGGCAACCGAGTCGTTCATTTCCGCGGCTTCGTTCCAGGAAACCACCCGGGTGCTCACCGAAGGTGCGGTCACCGGTAAGCGTGATTACCTGCGCGGCCTGAAGGAAAACGTTGTGGTTGGTCGCCTGATCCCGGCCGGTACCGGTCTGGCGTACCACAATGAGCGTCGTCGCAAACGCGACCTGGAAGAGCAGGGCGTAACCGCGGCCGACGTGGAAGAAGCTCTGAGTGCTGAGCTCAACCGCGAAAGCTGA